The following are encoded together in the Kwoniella europaea PYCC6329 chromosome 1, complete sequence genome:
- a CDS encoding glutamine synthetase produces MSELIATKRVDLLAPYLALDQGSKVQAEYIWIDGDGGLRCKTMTLDKAPASVADLKEWNFDGSSTGQAPGDNSDVFLRPVAIFKDPFRGGANILVLCECYDNDGTPNKSNYRANCKKNMELAKEHQPWFGLEQEYTLFDADGQVFGWPKMGFPGPQGPYYCGVGAGRVFARDFIEAHYRACLYAGVNISGINAEVMPSQWEFQVGPCEGIDMGDHLWMARFLLLRIGEEWGIKPSLHPKPLKGDWNGAGCHSNYSTVEMRTPGKGMAAIEDAIKKLEKKHLEHIAVYGEDNDQRLTGKHETASITSFSAGVANRGASIRIPRHVNAQGYGYLEDRRPASNVDPYRVTSILVETTLLS; encoded by the exons ATGTCCGAACTCATCGCTACCAAACGAGTTGACCTTCTCGCCCCTTACCTTGCCCTTGACCAAGGATCCAAGGTTCAAGCTGAAT ACATCTGGATTGACGGTGATGGAGGTCTACGATGTAAGACCATGACCCTCGACAAAGCTCCTGCTTCCGTCGCCGATCTCAAGGAATGGAACTTTGACGGTTCTTCCACCGGTCAAGCTCCAGGTGACAACTCTGATGTTTTCCTT CGACCCGTTGCCATCTTCAAAGACCCCTTCCGAGGTGGTGCTAACATTCTCGTCCTCTGTGAATGTTACGACAACGACGGTACTCCCAACAAGTCCAACTACCGAGCCAACTGTAAGAAGAACATGGAATTAGCCAAGGAACACCAACCTTGGTTCGGTCTCGAGCAAGAGTACACCCTCTTCGATGCCGATGGACAAGTCTTCGGTTGGCCCAAGATGGGTTTCCCAGGTCCTCAAGGTCCTTACTACTGTGGTGTCGGTGCTGGTCGAGTCTTCGCTAGAGATTTCATTGAAGCTCATTAC CGAGCTTGTCTTTACGCCGGTGTCAACATCTCTGGTATCAACGCCGAAGTGATGCCTTCCCAATGGGAGTTCCAAGTCGGTCCTTGTGAAGGTATCGATATGGGTGATCACCTCTGGATGGCTCGATTCCTCTTACTCAGAATCGGTGAAGAATGGGGtatcaaa CCATCTCTCCACCCCAAACCTCTCAAGGGAGACTGGAACGGTGCCGGTTGTCACTCCAACTACTCTACTGTCGAGATGCGAACACCTGGTAAGGGTATGGCCGCTATCGAAGACGCCATCAAGAAGCTCGAGAAGAAGCATCTTGAACACATTGCTGTCTACGGTGAAGATAACGATCAACGATTAACCGGTAAACACGAGACTGCCTCTATCACGAGTTTCTCCGCCGGTGTTGCCAACAGAGGTGCTTCCATCCGAATTCCTCGACATGTCAACGCTCAAGGTTACGGTTACCTCGAAGATCGACGACCTGCCTCCAACGTCGACCCTTACCGAGTTACCTCGATCCTCGTTGAAACCACCCTCCTTTCTTAG